One Malus domestica chromosome 11, GDT2T_hap1 genomic region harbors:
- the LOC103436098 gene encoding bifunctional nitrilase/nitrile hydratase NIT4B-like isoform X1 produces MALVPSSSALNHTPLIAEVDMGADYSGSTVRATVFQASTVFYDTPAALDKAERLLAEAAGYGAQLVVFPEAFVGGYPRGSNFGVVIGNRTAKGIEIYCAPTADSRDLWHRRGTCSRFCCLCRRQCHHLTVRDYSRWTQL; encoded by the exons ATGGCTCTGGTACCGTCGTCTTCAGCGTTGAACCACACCCCTCTGATCGCGGAGGTCGACATGGGAGCTGACTACTCCGGCTCCACCGTCCGCGCCACCGTCTTCCAAGCCTCCACCGTCTTCTACGACACCCCTGCCGCTCTAG ATAAGGCTGAGAGATTATTGGCTGAAGCGGCTGGGTACGGAGCCCAGCTGGTTGTGTTCCCTGAAGCATTTGTGGGTGGTTATCCCCGTGGGTCGAATTTTGGCGTTGTCATTGGGAACAGAACAGCTAAGG GCATTGAGATTTATTGTGCTCCTACAGCTGATTCCAGGGATTTATG GCACAGAAGAGGAACCTGCTCCAGATTCTGTTGTCTGTGCCGGAGGCAGTGTCATCATCTCACCGTCAGGGACTATTCTCGCTGGACCCAATTATGA